One Bufo gargarizans isolate SCDJY-AF-19 chromosome 3, ASM1485885v1, whole genome shotgun sequence DNA segment encodes these proteins:
- the LOC122932203 gene encoding uncharacterized protein LOC122932203 yields the protein MWDRHWDQIRPQLFLVEWEETNIRPRLGVDLALWRRFIDDIIFIWKHSKEDLELFLRNINQIQLTLRFTSNITEETEFLDLKIKELGNRYICKTFFKSMSKNSFIQSSSCHLPNWLINVPFGLFRRIRRKCTQDQDFETEAIKMKNQFLDKKYPEKVVDAALERTRKLDRQTWFTNKEPVTEEKQDTEAINLIIVIRGYKKIIKTHWQHILSDKMIGHLLPVIPSLTFTNLGLKIAPSIKTPKPIMGENTILGTWMKLKGFFKCDKCMACKINPIPRKTTTISSTQNTHTWEIKECLTCNTSRVIYLIQCPCKRQYIGRTKRPMKTRLAEHIANIRKGYDKHCLAKHFRDVHNKDPSNLIKMHQNLHIHIIIINLAFSGNDKLFQLKF from the exons ATGTGGGACCGCCATTgggaccagattcgcccccagttatTTTTAGTTGAATGGGAAGAGACAAACATCAGACCCAGACTGGGGGTGGATCTGGCCCTATGGCGAAGATTTATAGatgatatcatttttatttggaaACACAGTAAGGAAGATTTAGAACTATTCTTGCGAAATATCAACCAGATTCAATTAACTCTAAGGTTTACTTCGAATATTACAGAAGAAACAGAATTCCTAGATTTAAAGATAAAAGAGTTAGGTAATAGATATATATGTAAAACATTCTTTAAGTCCATGTCGAAAAACAGCTTCATACAATCCTCTAGCTGTCATCTGCCAAATTGGCTGATTAATGTCCCATTCGGCCTGTTTCGCAGAATCAGAAGAAAATGTACACAAGACCAAGATTTTGAGACAGAAGCCATAAAAATGAAGAATCAGTTTTTAGATAAAAAATATCCAGAAAAAGTTGTGGATGCAGCATTGGAGAGAACCAGAAAATTAGATAGACAAACATGGTTCACCAATAAGGAACCAGTGACTGAAGAAAAGCAAGATACAGAGGCAATAAACTTAATAATAGTCATAAGAgggtacaaaaaaattataaaaacccaCTGGCAGCATATCTTGAGTGATAAGATGATAGGCCATCTCTTACCAGTTATACCATCTTTAACATTTACTAATCTAGGTTTAAAAATAGCCCCATCCATTAAAACACCAAAACCAATAATGGGTGAGAATACAATTTTGGGCACCTGGATGAAGCTCAAAGGCTTCTTCAAGTGTGATAAATGTATGGCATGTAAGATTAATCCTATACCTAGGAAAACAACAACAATATCTTCTACACAAAACACTCATACATGGGAGATTAAGGAATGCCTAACTTGCAATACCAGCAGAGTTATCTACCTGATCCAGTGTCCATGTAAGAGACAATACATAGGTAGAACCAAACGACCTATGAAAACTAGGCTGGCAGAACATATAGCCAACATAAGAAAGGGGTATGACAAACATTGTCTAGCCAAACATTTTAGAGATGTACACAACAAAGATCCATCCAACTTGAT CAAGATGCACCAAAATCTCCATATACATATTATTATAATTAACCTTGCTTTTAGTGGCAATGACAAATTGTTTCAACTCAAATTTTAA